The segment TCCGTGTTTTCTCTTATGATGTctaatttttcctctttttctgtcacgttctgtttttctctttcattttgTCCCTTTTGTCATccattttcctttccttttcttcgtttgtgttttgttctggttttcctttttatgtTCTTGTTTCTACAGTTTTTTGCGCTTGTACTTCtctcctttttcttttcctctttttctatcccttttttctccttttttgtccggtattttccttttctgttaAGTTTTTCCTCATTCCTCGTTGTTTTTCGTATTCTTTAGTcttttgttttttctagtttttcttctttttctttcccgttttcttcttagccacttttttcctattttttgtctCGTGTTTCCTCCTATTCGGTCACGTttttctatcggttttcttgtttttttctttttgtcacgtgcgttttccctctttttctaacCCGTTTATCTAGTTTTTTGCCACGTTTTCCGTTCGCGCTCTTTTCCGttcgtgctcttttccgttttttttccttccgtttgtTCCCCTTTACTgttattttcataagaaactgtttgctttACGTTCATcaattatgaatttttgaatcaaGAATATTCAATAAAACCAAAGTTAAAATTAGGCTTTTCAATGCATATGAACAGTGGCTTGCAGCGACCTTTCAAAAGCAACTTTTGGACAGAAAATTACCAACTAATCGTAGAATAGCGAACCTCTTTtcgtaattaatttatttatcgcaAAAATTCCGGTCCATGAGGTTAACAACTCCAAAGTACGGAGCTCTACTATTAGgactattttacattaaattttatagagatTACGGGATGTGTGTTCCAGCCTGGGCCTACCCGTGAAatttaaaatggatttctatgTAAAGAACGCGGTTGTGTCTCCAATGCAACCTtccaatttttaaattaaagtaATACTAAAGTTAACCCAAAAAGCCTTCATTTTCAATCATTTAGTGCCCGTCTCTAGTTTCTTTGCTTCCATTTTGCAGGTACACCCGTCGAGCGAAATTGGGTGACTCGCGCAGTACCGGCCGGTTGCACTCCGGTGGGGGCGGTAACAAAAGCATGACTAGACTGAACATTGCCGGTGGGTCTGTGGGCGGTTTGCACAAATCGATGACGAGGTTGAGCTCGTCGCAGCTGATCGGCCAATATAACGGTGGTAAGAGCAAACAGAACGGAAATGTTCAAAATTAATATTTTGCTATTTACCCAACGATAAACTTTCAGATATGGTCGCACTAGATGAAACCGGTAAGCCTCTGCAGGGTGCTGCGAGTGGAGCTAGCGGCGCAGCCGGCGTCAGCGGAGGCGGCGGCATCGACGGAAGCAGTGCCGGCGGTGGCTCCAACTCAAACAGTAACATACTAAACAGTCATTCCAGTGGAAACGTAGCAATAGCATTTGCCAACAAGAACAATAGCGTGCAAAATTTTTCATCCCCAATCCCGCCACCACTGAGCCAACATGTGACGATAACGGGTGAAAACAAGTGGGGAATTCCTCAGACGAAAATCACCTCCGGTGGGGTGACGGTGACTACATCCCCAACACGTGGTCAGCGACCATATTCGCAGGGTCCCAGCACACTGATGGGATCGACCGGAGCGCTTGGGAAGAATTCGCTCGGTGGTCTTAACCAATCCACCGGTTCGATCGGAATGGTTCAAGTACATCACGCTTCCCCGGCGTCACCAACCTTGTTCAACAATCATTCCCAGCAAACATCACCTCAGCTAACAACGCTTTCGCTGAATTCGAACGACGACGCCAACAACCAGGTCAGCGTTTCCGGACCTGCTACGGTAACGACTCGAAGAAACGACAATCGCAGTGTAACACTGCTAAATGCCAGCAGCGTTAATCAGCGGATGAGCGTCTTCGAACCCTACCCAATGCGGGATACAATACAGCATTTCTGTGAAAAACATTTGGACAAAATCAAGGCCTTCACCGAAAGTGTCGCTCAACGAATTCCTCCGCCGGCTAAGTGCATCATCGAGGAACGGCGGGCAAAGAAAATGGCCAAGCTGCACTTTGCCTGTCAGGTGCGGGGTCCACACTGTCTCTACTCACGAACTATGTTCACAATGAGAACACGCAATCCTCGTACGTGGATCCATCTGATGTTCCTTGATCTGCAGGCGAGGGCTCCCCAGAATGCGCTCAGCAGCTGGGACCCAAGCGTCAGCCGGTTGAAACATTGCTGGGATACGTTGAAATGTGAGAACAAAACCTTCATCACCTTGGTTACCAGTGCGTTTCCGAACGTGAAAGAGCAGGAGACGTTGATAAGTGAATTGCGAAACGCCGGATTTTTCGATGTGTTCGAACTGGGAGCGACCAGTACGCCGGAAGGGGCTAGCAGTGAGGATTTACAATTTCAGGTAATCTTTTAATGGCTTTCATAGTTGTAATCTAACTGAATGAAACATGCTTTCAGTGGGGCTGCTTCCTGTGCAATCACCCGGAAAAGGCGATGGGATTTCTGCACGGTAACAATCAACCCGTCATCGAAGGTCAACTGAAAGAGAAGAAAGGTAAATGGCGTCTGTTCCGGCGGTGGAGAACACGCTACTTCACACTGTCGGGAGCGCATTTGTCGTGCAAAGGATCGGTAATTTAATACGTTCTTTCTTTGTGGTTATGTTTGGCTAATTCCAATTTGTTTCAGGCCGGAGGCGAAAGCATTGATGTTAATCAAATTCGCTCCGTCAAGGTATCCCGTGGGGCGAGGAATATACCGAAAGCTTTCGAAATCTTCACCGGAGACCAGACGCTTATCCTGAAGCCGAAAGATGGCAACAAAGCGGAGGAGTGGGTCCAATGCTTGAGTATTGTGCTGGCACATTCGCAGGTTAGTCTCATTGCTTAAATGTCTCTTTTAGCAGCTCAATCAAGGGATCAGCCTTTAATTGTCTATACACATATGTACTGCAGGCCCGTGATAGTCCTACCACTCGAACTAATAGCCTTCCTGCTCGCAGCCTTGGAAACAGTCGGACTGTATTTTAAACATATCACACAGAGTATCACACGCATCAGTGCTTGAGAAAGGCCAACAATTTGAAAGACTTAAAAAGTAATCGTGTACTTAACTTACCTACTTATAAGCAAACATTTCCTTCCATTATCACTTATTACGCTAGCAGTTATATTCTCTGCTACAGAGTAAACTTAGCATTAAACTAGACACTAAAGAGATACTTAATATATCGTAACAGGACAATCGTAACATAAACGATAGAGTAAgcgaaaaacattttaaaactaACAAACAATCGAACGCGGTACCAATCGATATGCCAATTCGTTCAACATACCAAGCAAATTATGTGtcaattttaaattgatttCAACAAGAGATAACAACAACATATCAATGAAACaaactaaaactatttcatACTTCCAGCAATAAAATTAAGCTTCACCCTGTATACTCCATTAAAATAAGGAAGACTACTTATTTGTTGCCTATTTTTACCAACCGCTATGCTCGGATTTCGCGCTTCCGCCCCCTTCCATCTATTGACTAGTTCTTAAGTAAGTGAACACGgaa is part of the Sabethes cyaneus chromosome 2, idSabCyanKW18_F2, whole genome shotgun sequence genome and harbors:
- the LOC128733384 gene encoding protein melted; the encoded protein is MHDLFTTVLSKRDLSRAGELFSVADYEIVNDLSDVLEEISSIISHEDYLQNSNDQSVIEICINRVTSCIKKTNTIEKHCAGLVSLLETCLKYNLKPSSKESDPPHAKISSDIISSIFLNYNKKHVMEVTLPVAVKFLNKGNLELSRNLASYLSSAAIEYSYLLSPHVELILESLLGGNYGLCHVLSQIYEAASEPINAEAERFVEIIPKCEHQEQIVILQLLVAIAKNKPSSLLDCIPKLFDLAQKSSISTAVMLVILKLAEFRPIKMSEYTEAVKSTAQAVPQTVGFAAQILSAIGKSSKDRAQVALDFVLEYLPKADRPLQTTLLNEATKLCTKYPVLFTDKVTSVVRQRQLNNSNQVKQTPAGVTIVNLNSSATLPVAAPAAASITTTPPVTVDTRPIFSKTPNVAVISNGNAGPVTTSTSTSASLVSTTVINTSNGTTTTSTIHPALLTNFMNSANGTLAVNGGQAAAVVSPTPPHTGYTRRAKLGDSRSTGRLHSGGGGNKSMTRLNIAGGSVGGLHKSMTRLSSSQLIGQYNGDMVALDETGKPLQGAASGASGAAGVSGGGGIDGSSAGGGSNSNSNILNSHSSGNVAIAFANKNNSVQNFSSPIPPPLSQHVTITGENKWGIPQTKITSGGVTVTTSPTRGQRPYSQGPSTLMGSTGALGKNSLGGLNQSTGSIGMVQVHHASPASPTLFNNHSQQTSPQLTTLSLNSNDDANNQVSVSGPATVTTRRNDNRSVTLLNASSVNQRMSVFEPYPMRDTIQHFCEKHLDKIKAFTESVAQRIPPPAKCIIEERRAKKMAKLHFACQVRGPHCLYSRTMFTMRTRNPRTWIHLMFLDLQARAPQNALSSWDPSVSRLKHCWDTLKCENKTFITLVTSAFPNVKEQETLISELRNAGFFDVFELGATSTPEGASSEDLQFQWGCFLCNHPEKAMGFLHGNNQPVIEGQLKEKKGKWRLFRRWRTRYFTLSGAHLSCKGSAGGESIDVNQIRSVKVSRGARNIPKAFEIFTGDQTLILKPKDGNKAEEWVQCLSIVLAHSQARDSPTTRTNSLPARSLGNSRTVF